The following are encoded in a window of Candidatus Poribacteria bacterium genomic DNA:
- a CDS encoding glycosyltransferase family 39 protein: MKTRLILLGLCLFLIAAIPRFLSLEAHWSSDETRWLRRSAQFMSAVKKGAYSETLIAYHPGVTTMWLAGLRTFFTETFVNVENLAYARWFIGIVVWLGIGIACFLLYQLFGKWIVPASFACLAYSPFFLAQTRRVHTDALATTFILLTVVLLLIYCQNRSRHRVLIFAGITFGLALMSKSYALILLLWMPLCLFLFRHQEKRARSFLPDLAVVLCFLNSAAITTLFIWPVFWTLPFGILVVYLFVSTYALSRAVNKKTLSLKSFSFWVSLAALGVTCIRSLQTVWLVFDRVGWAVLTPHEVEHFFLGKVVNDPGWLFYPLVLTIKSTPLMLPLVCFACFFLWKQRKRSKAATLQFKIALILVSGVLLFTVCFSLTDKKFARYLLPVFPLLEILSAIGFVEALRWGGSQIHAHFRQRPGTLKTAFIAISCLVFFFIQVLPVLALRPFYGTYYNLCWKVADLTKIITVNDPSGVYLAAVYMNQKSDAGQIPVQVSDLGSEYFQYYFKGRTYRTDKTRIGAPVILPNTDYEVIYIRDSQIGWVPQEGVKGGTLEHVITINGLNLAWIYRVETEGMR; encoded by the coding sequence ATGAAAACACGCCTTATTCTCTTAGGTCTCTGTCTTTTTTTGATAGCAGCGATCCCACGTTTCCTCTCTTTAGAGGCACACTGGTCAAGCGATGAAACCCGTTGGCTTCGTCGAAGTGCCCAATTCATGTCTGCTGTGAAAAAAGGGGCGTATTCCGAAACGCTTATTGCCTACCACCCGGGTGTGACGACGATGTGGCTTGCGGGGCTGCGCACATTTTTTACAGAAACATTCGTGAATGTTGAAAACCTCGCTTATGCCCGTTGGTTTATCGGCATCGTTGTCTGGTTGGGCATTGGTATCGCCTGTTTCTTACTCTATCAACTCTTTGGGAAGTGGATAGTGCCGGCAAGTTTTGCGTGCCTTGCCTATTCCCCTTTCTTTTTAGCACAGACGCGGCGCGTCCATACAGATGCCCTCGCCACCACCTTTATCCTGCTCACGGTGGTGCTGTTGCTCATTTATTGTCAAAACCGCAGCCGCCACCGAGTGCTCATATTTGCGGGTATCACTTTCGGATTGGCACTCATGAGCAAAAGTTACGCCCTGATACTCTTGTTATGGATGCCGCTCTGTCTCTTCTTATTCCGTCACCAGGAGAAACGCGCGAGAAGTTTTTTACCAGACCTCGCTGTGGTCCTGTGTTTCCTCAATTCTGCTGCGATAACCACACTCTTCATCTGGCCCGTTTTTTGGACGCTCCCTTTTGGCATTCTTGTCGTTTATTTATTCGTGAGCACCTATGCATTATCCAGAGCGGTAAACAAGAAAACACTCTCGCTGAAAAGTTTTTCATTCTGGGTCTCTCTCGCTGCCCTGGGTGTCACCTGCATACGTTCACTACAAACTGTGTGGTTGGTCTTTGATCGCGTCGGTTGGGCCGTCTTGACCCCGCATGAGGTGGAACACTTCTTTCTCGGAAAAGTCGTCAATGATCCGGGCTGGTTGTTCTATCCCCTAGTCCTGACGATCAAAAGCACGCCGTTGATGCTTCCTTTGGTATGCTTTGCCTGTTTTTTCCTATGGAAACAACGAAAACGTTCAAAAGCGGCGACGCTCCAATTCAAAATTGCACTCATTCTCGTTTCGGGTGTTTTGCTTTTTACGGTGTGTTTCTCCCTAACAGATAAAAAATTCGCTCGTTATCTGTTACCTGTCTTTCCGCTGTTGGAAATACTCTCCGCCATCGGTTTTGTGGAAGCCCTTCGATGGGGTGGCTCACAGATTCACGCCCATTTTCGCCAGCGACCCGGCACGCTGAAAACAGCGTTCATTGCCATCTCATGTCTTGTTTTCTTTTTTATCCAAGTCCTGCCTGTTCTCGCCCTGCGCCCCTTTTATGGCACCTACTATAATCTCTGTTGGAAGGTTGCCGACCTGACAAAAATTATCACCGTGAACGATCCTTCGGGTGTCTATCTCGCTGCAGTGTATATGAACCAAAAATCAGACGCTGGACAGATACCCGTACAAGTCTCGGATCTGGGTTCAGAATACTTTCAGTACTATTTTAAGGGGCGTACATACCGTACCGACAAAACACGTATTGGAGCCCCTGTCATACTCCCGAACACCGATTATGAAGTGATCTATATCCGAGATTCACAAATCGGGTGGGTACCTCAAGAAGGCGTAAAAGGCGGCACATTAGAACATGTTATCACTATCAATGGACTGAATCTCGCGTGGATTTACCGGGTGGAAACGGAGGGAATGAGATGA
- a CDS encoding glycosyltransferase family 4 protein, translating to MKVCLLTHAYPRFPNDTTAPFVEMTAETLQRNGIDVTVLTPDTPQFARTAADHGVTLKTYRYFFPRNLQRLGYSNTLVNDCELKKYVYLLSPFMFLSGIFHLFWLHRKQHFDLLHAFWLLPNGFIGAVISKLCKVPLMVALRGSDIFIAKQNLVFRFMACWTLKNATMVTSVTPAFFADLEAFGVPAGKMRLIPNGSHPRLFPEPSNAQRVALRQHLSVPEGDQVVFALGRVVLKKGFDILIQALPLVHEKVQKFTLIIGGDGTDLQRLKTLATELGLSASIRFPGRLPRSEVPKYFHLCDIFTLPAVFDPKGNVDGCPNVILEAMACSKPVVASNISGIPVVVKDGETGVLVAEKNASELAAALITLLTDQRKREQLGRAGQQRILNELTWEKVSEQIKDVYLSCVNSNI from the coding sequence ATGAAAGTGTGTCTGCTCACGCATGCGTATCCGCGCTTTCCGAATGACACAACGGCTCCTTTTGTTGAAATGACAGCGGAGACGCTCCAGAGAAATGGTATTGATGTGACAGTCCTCACACCGGATACACCCCAGTTCGCTCGGACTGCGGCAGATCACGGCGTGACACTGAAAACTTATCGTTATTTTTTCCCACGGAACTTACAGCGTTTGGGGTATTCAAACACGCTTGTCAACGATTGTGAGTTGAAAAAATATGTCTATCTGCTCTCACCGTTCATGTTCCTGTCGGGTATATTTCACCTCTTTTGGTTGCACCGCAAGCAGCACTTTGACCTGCTTCATGCGTTTTGGCTTTTGCCCAACGGTTTCATCGGAGCTGTCATCAGCAAGTTGTGTAAAGTTCCCTTAATGGTTGCGTTGCGGGGTTCAGATATTTTCATCGCCAAACAGAATCTCGTTTTCCGCTTTATGGCGTGCTGGACGCTGAAGAACGCAACAATGGTAACGAGTGTGACCCCGGCATTTTTTGCCGATTTAGAAGCCTTTGGAGTGCCAGCGGGGAAAATGCGTTTGATCCCCAACGGGAGTCACCCGCGTCTGTTTCCTGAACCATCGAACGCACAACGAGTTGCCCTCCGCCAGCATCTGTCGGTTCCGGAAGGGGATCAGGTCGTTTTCGCATTGGGGCGCGTTGTTTTGAAAAAGGGGTTTGACATTCTGATTCAGGCACTCCCGTTGGTTCATGAGAAAGTGCAAAAGTTCACCCTCATCATCGGCGGCGATGGTACGGATCTTCAAAGACTGAAAACGCTGGCGACAGAACTCGGTCTTTCTGCGAGCATTAGATTCCCTGGCAGGCTCCCCCGTTCTGAGGTGCCGAAGTATTTTCACCTCTGCGACATTTTTACCCTCCCGGCCGTCTTTGATCCCAAAGGCAACGTGGATGGCTGCCCGAATGTGATACTGGAAGCAATGGCGTGCAGTAAACCCGTCGTCGCCTCCAACATCTCTGGTATCCCAGTCGTCGTCAAAGATGGTGAAACAGGTGTTTTAGTCGCGGAAAAGAACGCCAGTGAGTTGGCGGCTGCCCTCATTACATTGTTAACAGATCAGAGAAAACGAGAACAACTGGGTCGGGCAGGACAACAGCGAATTCTCAATGAACTCACTTGGGAGAAGGTGAGTGAACAAATCAAGGACGTTTATCTATCTTGTGTCAACAGCAATATCTGA